One genomic window of bacterium includes the following:
- a CDS encoding S8 family serine peptidase produces the protein MMRSTGEHIAAPHQDRFLHCTSAGNRGQQSDDTRFSHWNSPFTMASHFATPQEMAPIGDHTVAEVANLVLYAQQVYASTPSAQSPLTNVVVVGNSDYAGAKAPESCEPSDVRVLGDDIYNVCAVAEIAGGDAGCQVETGELRAKYSGTSMATPQVTGLAAYLWNLRPELTVSEVISTIINNFHETDPMIPGRVDAYQCVTSLDHSLADSPIRRELFDVAGTTPVPGSNRSFDENDLQLYFDQFRAIQEARENQTGRTYDNSRYDLNGNGITTIDSLWIDYETQRFDLDVNSPPYYALEVAQTIERQNIKYNETELSDLDILCYYAYSPLYSGDEQKRTELCLPCLGEFELQLNIANEIHTGQPELLTVKLVRKPSADVTLNAPGVTITVDVLDGVASIPEGTTDNNGEFTTEISADGTQQEVEIHVEAFLNDVLVDSLTIAPSVVAEATVTITDWNLSYKYSHFVQEWDGTVVICDRIDNEDVVQLPLIGHSENAFASQAGPCTTDEGATCNLMLDANYQTDGTATDNGSSAVLSHSFYSNHSGSAKPSTWRSTG, from the coding sequence ATGATGCGATCTACTGGCGAGCATATTGCGGCGCCGCACCAGGATCGATTTCTTCATTGTACGTCGGCGGGGAACAGGGGGCAACAATCCGACGATACGCGGTTCTCCCATTGGAACTCACCGTTCACGATGGCATCTCACTTCGCGACCCCACAGGAGATGGCACCCATAGGCGATCACACGGTGGCAGAAGTGGCCAATCTGGTACTGTACGCGCAGCAGGTTTACGCCAGTACTCCGTCGGCGCAGAGTCCTCTGACCAATGTCGTCGTTGTGGGGAACAGTGATTATGCTGGTGCCAAAGCGCCGGAATCATGTGAACCGTCAGATGTGCGGGTTCTCGGAGACGATATCTACAATGTCTGCGCAGTGGCGGAGATAGCCGGCGGCGATGCCGGGTGTCAGGTGGAGACTGGTGAGTTGCGTGCGAAATACAGCGGTACGTCGATGGCGACACCCCAGGTCACGGGATTGGCCGCCTACCTCTGGAATCTCAGACCGGAACTAACGGTGAGTGAGGTCATATCGACCATCATTAACAACTTCCATGAAACTGATCCGATGATCCCGGGTCGGGTCGATGCTTATCAGTGCGTGACGTCGCTGGATCACAGTCTGGCGGATAGTCCAATTCGCCGTGAGCTTTTTGATGTTGCCGGGACAACTCCGGTTCCTGGAAGCAATCGATCGTTCGATGAGAACGATTTGCAATTGTATTTCGACCAGTTCAGGGCGATCCAGGAGGCTCGTGAGAATCAGACCGGCAGGACTTACGATAACTCCCGCTATGACTTGAACGGCAATGGTATTACCACGATCGATTCGCTGTGGATCGATTACGAAACCCAGAGATTCGATCTGGATGTCAATTCGCCGCCCTATTATGCGCTTGAAGTGGCCCAGACAATTGAAAGGCAGAACATCAAGTACAATGAGACCGAACTTTCTGATCTGGATATTCTCTGCTACTATGCCTATTCGCCGCTCTACAGCGGCGACGAACAGAAGCGGACGGAACTCTGTCTGCCGTGCCTTGGGGAGTTCGAACTTCAACTCAACATAGCGAATGAAATACACACTGGACAGCCGGAACTGCTGACAGTCAAGTTAGTGCGCAAGCCATCGGCGGATGTAACACTCAACGCTCCTGGAGTTACCATCACTGTCGACGTACTGGATGGCGTTGCGTCGATACCCGAAGGAACGACCGACAACAATGGTGAATTCACCACTGAAATAAGCGCCGACGGAACACAGCAAGAAGTCGAAATTCACGTGGAGGCGTTCTTGAATGATGTGTTGGTTGATTCGCTGACTATTGCGCCGAGTGTGGTAGCGGAGGCGACAGTGACGATAACCGATTGGAATTTATCTTACAAGTACTCTCATTTCGTTCAAGAGTGGGATGGTACTGTAGTCATTTGCGACCGAATAGACAACGAGGATGTTGTTCAGCTTCCACTCATTGGTCACAGTGAAAACGCGTTTGCCTCCCAAGCCGGGCCATGCACAACGGATGAAGGTGCGACCTGCAACCTGATGCTCGACGCAAATTATCAGACCGACGGGACTGCAACTGATAATGGGTCCTCAGCAGTCTTGTCTCATTCTTTTTACTCAAATCATTCTGGATCCGCCAAACCAAGTACTTGGCGATCAACAGGGTGA
- a CDS encoding dihydroorotase → MVRRSAWQFSICSPVAKKRAVQHEQQKFDFVITGGRVLDPEMGFGNEGHVFIKDGLISSVEKDSAETQRAIKAADKSQVIDAKGKLVVPGLIDIHVHLREPGREDEETIESGCMAAAAGGYTGICCMPNTTPRIDNQETVKFVQDRAKNASARVYVAGAITKNIDGKELSEIGDLVKMGCVAITDDGHYVQNPDIMRRALEYSKMFNLVVMQHAEDQYLVGPGVMNESFESTRLGLRGSPAVAEEIAVLRDIALCRLTGARLHIQHISTRRAIDAIRQAKREGVNVTTEACPHHFALNDTEIGKAYNTNLKVNPPIRTEDDRMAVIEGLVDGTIDCIASDHAPHSAEEKDCEYDQAPSGMIGLETTLGLVKTCLIDKGYLDWTDAIRKMSANPARIFGLQGGTLKKGAVADITIIDPEKKWTVKGDKFLSKSNNSPFIGWKLSGQTFKTILGGKIVFEQ, encoded by the coding sequence ATGGTCAGGCGGTCCGCATGGCAGTTCTCTATCTGCTCTCCGGTCGCAAAGAAGAGGGCGGTGCAGCATGAGCAGCAAAAATTCGATTTTGTCATCACCGGCGGACGCGTCCTCGACCCGGAAATGGGATTCGGCAACGAAGGGCACGTTTTCATCAAAGACGGCCTCATCTCCTCAGTCGAGAAGGACTCCGCCGAGACCCAGCGGGCTATCAAAGCCGCCGACAAGTCGCAGGTTATCGATGCCAAGGGGAAACTGGTTGTCCCCGGACTGATCGATATCCATGTCCACCTGCGCGAGCCTGGTCGCGAAGATGAAGAGACGATCGAGTCCGGCTGCATGGCCGCGGCCGCGGGTGGATATACCGGCATCTGCTGTATGCCGAACACCACGCCCCGCATCGACAATCAGGAGACCGTCAAATTCGTGCAGGATCGCGCGAAGAATGCTTCTGCGCGAGTGTATGTCGCTGGTGCGATCACCAAGAATATCGATGGCAAGGAACTCTCTGAGATCGGTGATCTGGTCAAGATGGGTTGTGTGGCGATCACCGATGACGGCCACTACGTGCAGAACCCGGATATCATGCGCCGCGCCCTTGAATATTCCAAAATGTTCAATCTGGTGGTGATGCAGCATGCCGAGGATCAGTACCTCGTCGGCCCTGGCGTGATGAATGAGTCTTTCGAATCAACGCGCCTCGGTCTGCGCGGCTCTCCCGCTGTTGCCGAAGAGATCGCGGTGTTGCGCGATATCGCCCTCTGCCGCCTCACCGGCGCACGATTGCATATCCAGCATATCTCGACTCGCCGCGCTATCGATGCTATCCGTCAGGCCAAGCGCGAGGGCGTGAATGTCACCACTGAGGCCTGCCCGCATCATTTTGCGCTCAATGATACCGAGATCGGCAAAGCGTACAACACCAACCTGAAAGTCAATCCGCCGATTCGTACCGAAGATGACCGCATGGCCGTCATCGAGGGTCTGGTCGATGGGACTATCGACTGTATCGCCTCCGACCATGCCCCGCACTCTGCCGAAGAGAAGGATTGCGAGTATGACCAGGCGCCATCAGGGATGATCGGCCTTGAGACGACTCTTGGGCTGGTGAAAACCTGTCTGATCGATAAAGGGTATCTCGACTGGACCGATGCGATCAGAAAGATGTCGGCCAATCCTGCGCGCATATTCGGCCTGCAGGGTGGGACACTGAAGAAAGGCGCGGTGGCGGATATTACGATCATTGATCCGGAGAAGAAGTGGACGGTGAAGGGAGACAAGTTCCTCTCGAAATCGAACAACTCTCCGTTTATCGGTTGGAAGCTGTCGGGTCAGACATTCAAGACGATCCTCGGCGGCAAGATCGTCTTCGAGCAGTAG
- a CDS encoding aspartate carbamoyltransferase catalytic subunit, whose amino-acid sequence MSQLSSRHLLQLEGAPKSDIDLILDTAESFREVLDREVKKLPTLRGITVLNLFYEPSTRTRISFELAEKRLSADTVSFSPSTSSVKKGESLRDTVQNIEAMKIDMVVVRHASVGAPYYLTQCMEANIINAGDGTHEHPTQGLLDMFTIRRKYGKLKGLRVVLVGDVKHSRVTRSNIWGLKTMGASVAVCGPQTLLPVDVEKFGVDVYTDLNEALDGADVVNIMRIQLERQQAGLFPSQREYTNLFGLTKERLKRLNKNYTIMHPGPMNRGVEITSEVADSDRSVILEQVTNGQAVRMAVLYLLSGRKEEGGAA is encoded by the coding sequence ATGAGCCAGCTCTCCTCCCGACATCTTTTACAGCTCGAGGGCGCGCCGAAATCCGATATCGACCTGATCCTCGATACCGCCGAATCGTTCCGCGAGGTCCTCGACCGCGAAGTAAAGAAACTTCCCACTCTGCGCGGTATCACAGTGCTCAATCTCTTTTATGAGCCCTCCACTCGCACGCGCATCTCATTCGAGCTTGCCGAAAAGCGTCTCTCCGCCGACACGGTCAGCTTCTCACCCTCCACCTCATCGGTGAAAAAGGGTGAATCGCTGCGCGACACGGTGCAGAATATCGAAGCGATGAAGATCGACATGGTGGTGGTCCGCCACGCCTCCGTCGGCGCTCCGTACTATCTCACGCAGTGCATGGAAGCCAACATCATCAATGCCGGCGATGGCACCCATGAGCATCCGACTCAGGGACTGCTCGATATGTTCACTATCCGCCGGAAATACGGCAAGCTCAAAGGGCTGCGCGTAGTGCTCGTCGGCGATGTCAAACATTCCCGCGTCACTCGCTCCAATATCTGGGGACTCAAAACGATGGGCGCCTCGGTTGCGGTCTGCGGTCCGCAGACGCTGCTGCCGGTCGATGTCGAAAAGTTCGGCGTCGATGTCTACACCGATCTGAACGAAGCGCTCGATGGCGCCGATGTCGTCAATATCATGCGCATCCAGTTGGAACGGCAGCAGGCCGGCCTCTTCCCGTCCCAGCGCGAATACACCAATCTCTTTGGTCTGACCAAAGAGCGACTCAAACGACTCAACAAAAACTACACCATTATGCACCCCGGCCCGATGAATCGCGGCGTGGAGATCACTAGCGAGGTCGCCGACAGCGATCGCTCGGTCATCCTGGAACAGGTCACCAATGGTCAGGCGGTCCGCATGGCAGTTCTCTATCTGCTCTCCGGTCGCAAAGAAGAGGGCGGTGCAGCATGA
- the pyrR gene encoding bifunctional pyr operon transcriptional regulator/uracil phosphoribosyltransferase PyrR, which yields MPLSDKSDLLLDDTKIQRALSRIAHEILEHNSGAESLAIIGILTRGAFLAKRIAATLEKLEGVKVPVGLMDISLYRDDVRSKHDQPIVQRTDILFDVAGRNIILVDDVLFTGRTIRAALDQIIDFGRPKTIQLAVLVDRGHRELPIKADYVGINIPTAKSDQVVLEVKEKEGSDRVYIVKNHDKAAKPAKPAKATKSPAGKKGKSK from the coding sequence ATGCCCCTGTCAGATAAGTCTGATCTGCTGCTGGATGATACCAAGATCCAGCGGGCCCTCTCCCGTATTGCGCACGAGATCCTCGAGCACAATTCCGGCGCCGAGTCGCTCGCGATCATTGGCATCCTCACCCGCGGCGCGTTTCTCGCCAAACGGATCGCCGCCACTCTTGAAAAACTCGAAGGCGTCAAAGTCCCGGTCGGCCTCATGGATATCAGCCTCTACCGCGACGATGTCCGCTCCAAACATGACCAGCCGATCGTCCAGCGCACCGATATCCTCTTCGATGTCGCCGGACGGAATATCATCCTCGTCGATGATGTTCTCTTCACCGGCCGGACTATCCGCGCCGCGCTCGACCAGATCATCGATTTCGGCCGCCCGAAAACGATCCAGCTCGCCGTCCTCGTCGACCGCGGCCATCGCGAGCTCCCTATCAAGGCGGATTATGTCGGCATCAATATCCCGACCGCCAAATCCGACCAGGTCGTGCTCGAAGTGAAAGAAAAAGAAGGCTCCGACCGCGTCTATATCGTGAAAAACCACGACAAAGCCGCGAAACCCGCCAAGCCTGCCAAAGCCACCAAATCACCCGCTGGAAAGAAAGGGAAAAGCAAATGA
- a CDS encoding CPBP family intramembrane metalloprotease yields MDVSTLFGIAQLGLFATLTLVPFSSRRIAIGVGVGWLFATCIFYYISLAWLGASNPFYSLLGVSMPFYSVFILGLCMTMLLWKGSSTPFVFLITGFVLALLMAAARPYAGVFELATGSGTAISRILYMMSYVIPFLVATVTPMLALAKFDAARKDRAPLGHNTRPFYTWSIAAVSVIGVLFVTDLLLAKYSLDLRIASPLSVFLRHVMVVLPFLSFITVWISFGFTAELIERANLKDSKGLMRITLGAIVFVLLHYYVLPIFWPTYLAIGLILGTTYFRTGSLWFCAILLACIELFTVWQ; encoded by the coding sequence GTGGACGTCAGTACTCTTTTTGGAATTGCTCAGCTTGGGTTATTTGCGACCTTGACTCTTGTGCCGTTTTCATCTCGTAGGATTGCGATTGGAGTTGGCGTAGGTTGGCTTTTTGCTACATGCATATTCTACTACATTTCGCTTGCTTGGTTGGGTGCATCAAATCCGTTCTATTCACTATTGGGCGTTTCCATGCCGTTTTATTCCGTATTCATTCTTGGACTATGCATGACTATGCTTCTGTGGAAAGGTAGTTCGACTCCATTCGTATTTCTGATAACTGGATTTGTCCTCGCACTGCTCATGGCAGCTGCACGGCCTTACGCAGGTGTGTTCGAATTGGCAACGGGCTCCGGTACTGCAATTTCTCGCATCCTATACATGATGTCCTATGTCATTCCGTTTCTCGTGGCCACAGTGACACCGATGTTGGCCTTAGCAAAGTTTGATGCCGCGCGAAAGGACAGAGCGCCACTGGGTCACAATACTCGGCCATTCTACACCTGGAGTATTGCGGCCGTCTCTGTCATTGGTGTTTTGTTTGTCACGGATCTTCTCCTAGCTAAGTATTCTCTCGACCTTAGAATTGCGTCTCCACTTTCTGTTTTCTTGCGGCATGTCATGGTGGTTCTGCCGTTCCTTTCGTTCATTACTGTCTGGATTTCTTTTGGTTTCACGGCTGAACTTATAGAGCGAGCCAATCTAAAGGACAGCAAGGGTCTCATGCGGATCACACTTGGGGCTATAGTATTTGTTCTACTGCACTACTACGTGCTTCCAATTTTCTGGCCCACTTATTTGGCTATCGGATTGATTCTAGGAACCACCTATTTTCGGACAGGGAGTCTCTGGTTCTGCGCGATTCTGCTTGCCTGTATAGAATTGTTCACAGTCTGGCAATAG
- a CDS encoding sigma-70 family RNA polymerase sigma factor, with the protein MNLLMNPIVALTHKMTGSREVALDLAQDSFISAWQNIGTFRGDAKFESWLYRIAVNKSLHYLNSAANRTSAPLEETEIESASTPEQDLTRDELRRNVVAFMRQLPEQQRIVFELRFYKQYQFDEIAEITGKALGTVKTLYREAIKKLRVTATEKGWRS; encoded by the coding sequence GTGAATTTACTTATGAACCCGATTGTCGCCCTGACCCACAAAATGACCGGTAGCCGCGAGGTAGCTCTCGACCTCGCCCAGGACTCCTTTATCTCCGCCTGGCAGAATATCGGCACCTTCCGCGGCGACGCCAAATTCGAGAGCTGGCTCTACCGGATCGCCGTCAACAAATCGTTACACTATCTCAATTCCGCGGCCAACCGAACCTCTGCACCTTTGGAAGAGACCGAAATCGAATCCGCCTCCACCCCGGAGCAGGACCTCACCCGCGATGAACTGCGCCGCAATGTCGTCGCCTTCATGCGGCAACTTCCGGAACAACAGCGGATCGTCTTTGAACTCCGCTTCTACAAACAATATCAATTCGATGAAATAGCCGAGATCACCGGCAAAGCGTTGGGCACCGTGAAAACTCTGTATCGCGAAGCGATCAAAAAACTGCGCGTCACTGCAACCGAGAAAGGGTGGCGGTCATGA
- a CDS encoding rod shape-determining protein, translated as MTAVAEKGISSVGFFDALSNDIGIDLGTANTLVYVRNQGIVLNEPSVVAVEKSTGKVLAIGSAAKEMMGRTPGGIDAIRPLKDGVIADFEISEKLIADFLRRVVKHKYLMKPRVVISVPSGITEVEKRAVRDSAENAGAREVYLLQEPMAAAIGVGLPVEQPTGQMVIDIGGGTSEIAVIALSGIVNDTSIRVAGDEFNEAIINYLKKNYNLLIGELTAEDIKIKIGSAFPLEKELSLEVRGRDLVAGVPKNLKISSVQIREALAETVDIIVEAVRQTLEQTPPELASDILERGIVLTGGGALLRGLDKRLRQETNLPVNVADDPLTCVVRGAGRVLDEFPKYQKVLEKSRKD; from the coding sequence ATGACGGCTGTTGCAGAAAAAGGAATTTCCTCAGTGGGATTTTTTGACGCCCTCTCGAATGATATTGGGATCGATCTCGGGACAGCCAACACCCTCGTGTATGTCCGTAACCAGGGGATCGTCCTCAACGAACCATCTGTCGTCGCTGTCGAAAAGAGTACCGGCAAGGTCCTCGCTATCGGCTCCGCCGCCAAAGAGATGATGGGTCGTACTCCAGGTGGCATCGATGCCATCCGCCCCCTCAAAGATGGCGTGATCGCTGACTTTGAGATCTCCGAAAAATTGATCGCCGACTTCCTTCGCCGCGTGGTGAAGCACAAATATCTGATGAAACCCCGTGTCGTTATCTCCGTCCCTTCCGGCATTACCGAAGTGGAAAAACGCGCGGTCCGCGACTCCGCCGAAAATGCCGGCGCTCGCGAGGTCTACCTGTTGCAGGAACCGATGGCGGCTGCTATCGGCGTCGGCCTTCCGGTCGAACAGCCTACCGGCCAGATGGTCATCGATATCGGCGGCGGTACCTCCGAGATCGCGGTCATCGCCCTCTCCGGTATCGTCAATGATACCTCCATTCGTGTTGCCGGCGACGAGTTCAACGAAGCGATCATCAACTACCTCAAGAAAAATTACAACCTGCTCATCGGCGAACTGACCGCCGAGGATATCAAGATCAAGATCGGCTCCGCCTTCCCGCTCGAGAAAGAACTCTCGCTCGAGGTTCGCGGCCGTGATCTGGTGGCAGGTGTGCCGAAAAATCTGAAGATCTCTTCCGTGCAGATCCGCGAGGCCCTGGCCGAAACCGTCGACATCATTGTCGAAGCTGTCCGCCAGACGCTCGAGCAGACTCCGCCGGAACTGGCCTCCGATATTCTGGAACGTGGAATCGTCCTGACCGGCGGCGGCGCACTGTTGCGCGGCCTCGACAAACGGCTCCGCCAGGAAACCAACCTGCCGGTGAATGTCGCCGATGACCCGCTCACCTGCGTGGTCCGTGGCGCCGGACGGGTCCTGGATGAATTCCCGAAATACCAGAAAGTGCTCGAAAAGAGCCGCAAAGACTAA
- a CDS encoding T9SS type A sorting domain-containing protein — MVLQGAYVDVDVTIDSVLPARGLGGFDLLITFDNAGLALQSVTEGDIYEQCGWEYFTYRYGADSNCPDCPPGLVRVIGIAETNNGDDHPTCGFPDSLPATLFTLRFFVSNDRSLDCTYSPIRFFWRDCDDNRLKCESGYCDYFMTGRVFDSLGAHSPIDPTTAFFPGTNGLPGDSCWFIQNLFPSPQRFVDFYHGGLEIVCADSIDSRGDVNLNGFPNELADIVLFQRYFIYGNLVFTINLAGQTLSTDVNGDGIPLTVEDFCFMYRVVAGAELGVRPPLDTATFELSQGALTLTSTDTLGALLLTVAGEATPVLHVDHVGMQYYFDGQVTRIFVSPILDYSEISDSAYILPSTILTGLEGHEILSIQTAEYRGGKLIALLLETGSTKYQVAIQKNQSVMPYGPLSADVNLTEIGQLLRIGAFDFLIAYPRALGLDNVVAGEIFENCDWEYFTYRNDTALICDTCSFNKVRVIALFDINNGSFYPDTTCPENLPITLFTLNFHIADQCRFECTLHPIRFYWESCDDNIISDLSGVRRLYEDQVYDSWNYQNPIPPEYAVFPGFGGVPSGLCIPGAIPVISSYPGIDFYNGGFDFMCNDSVDGRGDLNLDGDSYEIADEELFARYLVEGISVFDIMPNAQLATADINSDNQPGTLQDFAIFRRNACGYRCEPIPQGVDTARFYCLDSKVLFLVSEDTLGALLLTIDGNVSATLLDTNLVLKSNQTGGVTYLLIHMPPGDCDGLPGIVSGPLLRFQGNIGIPNLKTINYLGGQVVSLLDIVSDADDDNDPNLPATFALHQNYPNPFNAGTVISFDLPRASEVKLEIINVLGNVVYRHSGDFSAGTHRIHWQGTTTASKPVASGIYYYRLTTASFTATKKMLLLK; from the coding sequence ATGGTCCTGCAGGGCGCCTATGTTGACGTCGATGTCACCATCGACTCCGTCCTCCCTGCTCGTGGCCTCGGTGGATTCGATCTCCTGATCACTTTTGACAACGCCGGCCTCGCGCTCCAATCCGTCACCGAGGGGGACATCTACGAACAATGCGGCTGGGAATATTTCACCTATCGCTATGGCGCCGATAGCAACTGCCCCGACTGCCCTCCCGGCCTCGTTCGTGTCATCGGTATTGCCGAAACCAACAATGGCGATGACCACCCGACCTGCGGCTTTCCTGACTCACTGCCGGCAACACTCTTTACTCTGAGATTCTTTGTCAGTAACGATCGGTCTCTTGATTGTACCTATAGTCCGATCCGCTTCTTCTGGCGCGATTGCGACGACAACCGATTGAAGTGCGAAAGCGGCTACTGCGACTATTTCATGACTGGACGAGTTTTCGACTCTCTGGGAGCACATTCGCCGATTGATCCAACAACCGCCTTCTTCCCCGGCACCAACGGCCTGCCTGGTGATTCCTGTTGGTTCATTCAGAACCTCTTCCCCTCGCCGCAACGCTTTGTCGACTTCTACCACGGCGGCCTTGAAATTGTCTGCGCTGACTCAATCGATTCGCGCGGCGACGTGAACCTTAATGGCTTCCCAAACGAGCTTGCTGATATCGTTCTCTTTCAACGCTACTTCATCTATGGAAATCTGGTTTTCACCATCAACCTGGCCGGCCAGACATTATCAACAGATGTCAATGGCGATGGCATCCCCCTCACCGTCGAAGATTTCTGCTTTATGTACCGGGTCGTAGCCGGAGCCGAATTGGGCGTACGCCCCCCGCTCGATACCGCCACCTTCGAGCTATCCCAGGGCGCTCTTACATTGACGTCGACCGATACCCTGGGCGCGCTACTCCTCACCGTCGCCGGCGAGGCTACGCCTGTCTTGCATGTCGATCATGTCGGAATGCAGTATTATTTCGATGGCCAGGTCACCCGCATCTTTGTTTCGCCTATACTAGATTACAGCGAAATTTCCGACAGCGCCTATATCCTCCCCAGCACGATCCTGACCGGCCTCGAAGGTCACGAGATCCTCTCCATCCAAACCGCTGAATACCGCGGCGGCAAACTCATCGCGTTATTGTTAGAGACCGGGTCAACGAAGTACCAGGTTGCGATTCAGAAGAATCAATCGGTAATGCCATATGGTCCCCTGAGTGCCGATGTCAACTTGACAGAGATCGGCCAATTGCTGCGCATTGGTGCATTTGATTTCTTGATTGCCTATCCCCGGGCGCTTGGTTTGGACAACGTCGTTGCAGGAGAGATTTTCGAGAACTGTGACTGGGAGTACTTCACCTATCGCAATGATACTGCGTTGATCTGTGACACCTGCAGCTTCAACAAAGTCAGAGTCATTGCGTTGTTTGACATCAACAATGGTTCGTTTTACCCGGACACAACTTGCCCGGAGAACCTGCCGATCACCCTTTTCACTCTGAATTTCCATATAGCTGACCAATGCAGATTTGAGTGCACTCTTCATCCCATCCGCTTCTACTGGGAGAGCTGCGACGATAACATCATTTCCGATTTGTCCGGTGTTCGTCGCCTGTATGAAGATCAAGTGTACGATTCCTGGAACTACCAAAACCCTATTCCGCCCGAGTATGCGGTCTTCCCTGGTTTTGGCGGAGTACCATCGGGTTTATGCATACCTGGCGCCATCCCTGTAATCTCAAGCTACCCTGGCATAGACTTCTACAACGGCGGCTTTGACTTCATGTGTAACGACTCTGTCGATGGCCGCGGCGACCTCAACCTTGACGGAGACTCATACGAGATCGCCGATGAAGAACTTTTCGCCCGTTACCTCGTGGAAGGCATTTCGGTCTTTGATATCATGCCGAATGCTCAACTGGCTACTGCCGACATCAACTCGGATAACCAGCCCGGTACACTTCAGGACTTCGCTATCTTCCGCCGCAATGCCTGCGGCTACCGATGCGAACCGATCCCACAGGGAGTGGACACAGCTCGTTTCTACTGTCTTGATAGTAAGGTGCTCTTCCTGGTATCAGAAGACACTTTGGGGGCATTGCTTCTAACTATCGATGGCAACGTTTCTGCCACACTGCTCGACACAAACCTGGTTTTGAAAAGCAATCAGACTGGTGGCGTAACATACCTGTTGATTCATATGCCACCTGGAGATTGCGATGGACTCCCAGGTATCGTTTCTGGCCCGTTGCTGAGATTCCAGGGCAACATTGGTATCCCCAATCTCAAAACTATAAACTATCTTGGCGGCCAAGTCGTTTCGCTACTTGACATCGTCAGCGATGCCGACGACGACAACGACCCTAATCTCCCTGCTACCTTCGCCCTCCACCAGAACTACCCCAACCCCTTTAATGCCGGGACCGTGATCAGCTTTGATCTGCCGCGCGCAAGCGAAGTAAAACTGGAGATCATCAACGTTTTGGGGAATGTGGTCTACCGTCACTCAGGAGATTTCTCGGCCGGCACTCATCGCATCCATTGGCAAGGGACCACCACCGCCAGTAAACCGGTCGCCAGCGGCATTTACTATTATCGTTTGACCACGGCGTCATTCACCGCCACCAAAAAAATGCTGCTATTGAAATGA